A section of the Bacillus spongiae genome encodes:
- a CDS encoding SDR family NAD(P)-dependent oxidoreductase, with product MRLQNKVAIVTGGSKGIGRETALAFALEGAKVVIADIDADAGVKTMQDIRESGGNALFLQTDVSQPIDVKKMVEETVKQYGFISILFNNAGIAHSMINSMEMSEEEWDKVIDINLKGVFLGTKYAVPEMVKTGGGSIINTASILGLKGQKYLSAYNASKGGVILFTKNAALEYGKDNIRVNAIAPGLIDTDIVGDWKKDQRLWEKISTSNALGREGKPQEVAKGVLFLASDESSYITGSTLSIDGGSLTF from the coding sequence GTGAGATTGCAAAATAAGGTTGCGATTGTAACGGGTGGAAGCAAAGGGATCGGTCGAGAGACAGCTTTGGCATTTGCATTAGAAGGTGCAAAGGTTGTAATAGCGGATATTGATGCTGACGCAGGAGTAAAAACCATGCAGGATATTCGGGAAAGCGGCGGAAATGCATTGTTTTTACAAACAGATGTTTCACAACCCATAGATGTAAAGAAAATGGTTGAAGAAACGGTCAAACAGTATGGTTTTATTAGTATTTTGTTTAATAATGCCGGCATTGCTCATTCGATGATTAATAGCATGGAAATGAGTGAAGAAGAGTGGGACAAGGTCATTGACATTAATCTGAAAGGGGTCTTTCTTGGAACGAAATATGCTGTACCCGAAATGGTGAAAACAGGTGGAGGCTCGATTATTAATACGGCAAGCATTTTAGGGTTGAAGGGACAAAAATACTTATCGGCCTATAATGCTTCTAAAGGAGGAGTGATTTTATTTACAAAAAATGCTGCACTTGAATATGGAAAGGATAATATTCGTGTGAATGCCATTGCACCTGGGTTAATTGATACAGATATCGTCGGTGACTGGAAGAAAGATCAACGTCTCTGGGAAAAAATTTCAACATCTAATGCACTTGGTCGAGAAGGGAAGCCGCAGGAAGTAGCCAAGGGAGTTTTATTTTTAGCATCGGATGAATCGTCCTATATTACCGGTTCTACACTTTCAATTGATGGTGGTAGTCTCACTTTTTAA
- a CDS encoding SDR family oxidoreductase, with product MNALSLFDLTGKTAIVTGGGRGLGEQIAEGLAEAGANIVLCSRKVEACEAVAKRLEKLGVETLALPCNIANQADVDFVVAETVNKFGRIDILVNNSGATWGAPVTEMPLAAWQKVIDVNVTGTFLMSQAVGKVMIEKKEGKIINIASVAGLGGTDPRVMDTIAYNTSKGAVITFTKDLAAKWGKYNINVNAIAPGFFPTKMSKVIMEHGKNPILNSTPLRRFGDEDDLKGVAVFLASKASSYMTGDIVVVDGGTHAL from the coding sequence ATGAATGCATTATCTTTATTTGATTTAACAGGAAAAACAGCTATTGTTACAGGAGGCGGACGTGGTTTAGGTGAGCAAATTGCAGAAGGGTTAGCAGAAGCAGGTGCAAATATTGTTCTCTGTTCTCGTAAGGTTGAAGCTTGCGAAGCGGTAGCGAAACGATTGGAGAAATTAGGTGTTGAAACATTAGCACTCCCATGCAATATAGCCAATCAAGCCGATGTGGATTTTGTCGTCGCCGAAACAGTGAACAAATTTGGGCGAATTGATATTTTAGTAAACAATAGCGGAGCTACTTGGGGAGCTCCCGTTACAGAAATGCCGCTCGCGGCTTGGCAGAAGGTGATCGACGTCAATGTCACGGGAACGTTCTTGATGAGTCAAGCAGTTGGAAAAGTCATGATCGAGAAAAAGGAAGGGAAAATCATTAATATTGCGTCTGTTGCAGGGTTAGGCGGGACAGACCCGAGGGTAATGGATACGATTGCTTATAATACGAGTAAAGGAGCGGTCATCACATTTACAAAGGATTTAGCGGCAAAATGGGGGAAATACAACATTAATGTAAATGCGATAGCTCCGGGCTTTTTCCCTACGAAAATGTCAAAAGTGATCATGGAACATGGAAAAAATCCAATTTTAAATAGTACCCCACTCCGTCGCTTCGGAGATGAAGATGATCTAAAAGGGGTGGCTGTATTCTTGGCGTCGAAAGCATCGAGCTATATGACGGGAGATATCGTCGTTGTAGATGGAGGAACCCATGCGTTGTAG
- a CDS encoding acyl-CoA dehydrogenase family protein: protein MDFSYSEKVVTLQKKLTRFMEEHIYPNEQLYEEQLSQQESRWSQVPPMMESWKKKAKEQGLWNLFLPDSEYGAGLTNTEYAPLCEIMGRSLIAPEVFNCNAPDTGNMEVLVRYGTPEQKKQWLTPLLNGEIRSCFSMTEPQVASSDATNIEADIVLDGDEYVINGHKWWTSGAGDPRCRFAIVMGKSNRNARKHEQQSMIIVPLDTQGVTIKRMLPVFGYDHAPHGHAEITYTNVRVPKENIIWGEGKGFAIAQGRLGPGRIHHCMRLIGAAEYALEILCKRVQERSAFGKSLANQGVIKEWIADSRIEIEQARLLTLKAAYKMDKYGNKEAKPEIAMIKVVAPSMALRVLDRAIQGLGAAGVSDDFPLAAQWANARTLRLADGPDEVHRAQLAKLELQKHLVQTEVETV from the coding sequence ATGGATTTTTCTTATTCTGAGAAAGTAGTAACCTTGCAGAAGAAATTGACTCGATTTATGGAAGAACATATTTATCCGAATGAACAACTCTATGAGGAACAATTAAGTCAGCAAGAAAGCAGGTGGTCACAAGTACCACCAATGATGGAATCGTGGAAAAAGAAAGCAAAAGAACAAGGCTTATGGAACTTGTTTTTACCTGACAGTGAGTATGGAGCAGGCCTCACGAATACGGAATATGCACCTCTTTGTGAAATTATGGGACGTTCCCTTATTGCACCAGAGGTATTTAATTGTAATGCACCTGACACAGGGAATATGGAAGTGCTCGTTCGGTACGGAACACCAGAGCAAAAAAAGCAATGGTTAACACCCTTATTAAATGGGGAGATTCGCTCTTGTTTTTCGATGACCGAACCGCAGGTTGCTTCGTCAGACGCGACCAACATTGAAGCGGATATCGTGTTAGATGGAGATGAGTATGTCATTAATGGACATAAGTGGTGGACATCAGGGGCAGGAGATCCTCGATGTAGATTTGCCATTGTGATGGGAAAATCCAATCGAAATGCTCGAAAACATGAGCAACAATCGATGATTATCGTTCCATTAGATACTCAAGGAGTCACAATTAAACGTATGCTACCAGTCTTCGGGTATGACCATGCTCCTCATGGACATGCAGAAATTACATACACAAACGTTCGTGTTCCTAAAGAAAATATAATTTGGGGTGAAGGGAAAGGGTTTGCCATTGCACAAGGTCGTTTAGGACCAGGACGAATCCACCATTGTATGCGGTTAATTGGGGCAGCAGAGTACGCACTTGAAATTTTATGTAAGCGCGTTCAAGAAAGAAGTGCATTCGGTAAATCATTAGCAAATCAAGGTGTCATTAAAGAGTGGATAGCCGATTCCCGAATCGAGATTGAGCAAGCGAGACTGTTAACACTTAAGGCAGCCTACAAAATGGACAAGTACGGGAATAAAGAGGCCAAACCAGAGATAGCCATGATTAAAGTGGTGGCCCCTTCCATGGCATTACGAGTTCTTGATCGTGCTATACAAGGGCTTGGTGCGGCTGGTGTGTCAGATGACTTTCCATTGGCAGCTCAATGGGCAAATGCGCGCACATTACGGTTAGCAGATGGACCGGATGAAGTTCACCGAGCACAACTAGCCAAGCTCGAGCTTCAAAAGCATCTAGTACAAACGGAAGTAGAGACTGTGTGA
- a CDS encoding arginine deiminase family protein, translating into MLMKIQPNCWSEHEELKMVMVCSPSILNIPNQKTADYVGWEKPVNQKRAQENHEYMIKAMEENGVTVVNYSEYLTGEDAVLSQQLINRVFVRDLACVYGNIVIPGDAGTSMRAPEYIHSHQLFQLWFGDESYSIRANNDIKAFENGDVFVLNKEAIFINTGMRTSIESIEKIKSKIFQAGFSEIGIIDLPRTQETMHLDMNCNVVGADILMAKSYMRLFPVQVVTERGGRYVMMDEFIKRHGFEIVWTNDVKHTVADINFLNVDPETLLISTKANKKLWKDHPKLKRKKLIEIDVNEIEKGGGGIRCMTLPLVRRS; encoded by the coding sequence ATGTTAATGAAAATTCAGCCTAATTGTTGGAGTGAACACGAAGAGTTAAAAATGGTCATGGTGTGCTCTCCATCTATTCTCAATATTCCCAACCAAAAAACGGCTGATTATGTTGGGTGGGAAAAACCTGTTAACCAAAAACGAGCTCAAGAGAATCATGAATATATGATTAAAGCGATGGAAGAGAATGGTGTAACGGTCGTGAATTATTCAGAGTACCTTACGGGTGAGGATGCAGTACTAAGCCAACAGCTAATCAACAGAGTATTTGTGCGGGATTTAGCGTGTGTGTATGGAAATATCGTCATACCTGGGGATGCGGGAACGTCAATGAGAGCTCCAGAATACATACACAGTCATCAATTATTTCAATTGTGGTTTGGCGATGAATCCTATTCAATTCGAGCAAATAACGACATAAAGGCATTTGAAAATGGTGATGTATTCGTATTGAACAAAGAGGCAATCTTTATAAATACAGGAATGAGAACAAGTATTGAAAGCATAGAAAAGATAAAAAGCAAAATCTTTCAAGCTGGTTTTTCGGAAATTGGCATTATTGATTTACCTCGAACACAAGAAACGATGCATCTTGACATGAACTGTAATGTAGTCGGAGCCGACATCCTTATGGCCAAAAGCTATATGAGGCTTTTTCCAGTCCAAGTCGTTACGGAAAGAGGTGGTCGATACGTGATGATGGACGAGTTTATTAAAAGACATGGTTTTGAAATTGTATGGACAAATGATGTAAAGCATACGGTTGCTGATATTAATTTTTTGAACGTAGACCCTGAGACCCTATTAATCAGCACGAAAGCGAATAAGAAGTTATGGAAAGATCATCCGAAACTGAAACGGAAAAAACTAATTGAAATAGATGTGAATGAAATTGAGAAAGGGGGAGGCGGAATTCGCTGTATGACACTTCCTCTTGTACGCAGATCTTAG
- a CDS encoding amino acid permease yields the protein MSTNEKKLSWWQLAFIGVGCIIGTGYFLGSAIPIQKAGPSILIAYFVAGIGTWIVFHALAKLTSHHPEKGSFRTYAKNAFGSWAGFSTGWIYWSAEMLIMGSQLTALALFAQFWFPFIPMWILTAVFAGLGLLIILFGVQKVERMENIFGIMKIAAIVMFVLIATAAMLGWLGKGVAFHDTHSPLNEMLPNDVKGLWIALLFAFYGFGGIEVMGLMAQELKNPKDAPKSGNIMLLTLTVLYLISFYLVLKLVPLNKIHSDESPFLTALNQYDLPLAPHLFNSVLIIAGFSTMVASLYAVTTMLVTLAEEGDAPKLFAKKGKMKVPLPAFMLTTIGAIASIIFAMQMPDKLFEYVTTAAGLMLLYTWIIILASFQKLMNKTASDRLQIAVAFLFILLAISGTLVDHVSRIGLFVSIGFITLIALATFLKERLT from the coding sequence ATGAGTACAAATGAGAAAAAGCTATCGTGGTGGCAACTCGCTTTCATTGGAGTAGGGTGTATTATTGGGACTGGATACTTTTTAGGCTCAGCCATTCCGATTCAAAAAGCAGGGCCTTCCATTCTTATTGCTTATTTTGTCGCTGGGATTGGAACATGGATTGTATTCCATGCTCTTGCCAAATTAACTTCTCACCACCCCGAGAAAGGATCGTTCCGTACATATGCAAAAAATGCTTTCGGTTCATGGGCAGGGTTTAGTACTGGTTGGATCTATTGGTCAGCAGAAATGTTAATTATGGGAAGTCAATTAACTGCACTCGCTCTCTTCGCACAGTTCTGGTTTCCTTTCATTCCAATGTGGATTTTAACGGCGGTATTCGCTGGTCTTGGCTTATTAATTATTCTGTTCGGTGTACAGAAAGTTGAAAGGATGGAAAACATATTTGGCATCATGAAGATAGCAGCCATTGTTATGTTTGTTTTAATTGCCACTGCAGCGATGCTTGGATGGCTAGGGAAAGGGGTTGCCTTTCACGATACACATTCTCCTTTAAACGAAATGCTCCCAAATGATGTAAAAGGGCTATGGATTGCTCTTCTCTTTGCCTTCTATGGGTTTGGAGGAATTGAAGTGATGGGTTTGATGGCACAGGAACTAAAGAATCCAAAGGACGCTCCAAAATCTGGTAATATTATGCTTCTTACTTTAACTGTTCTATACTTAATATCTTTTTATCTCGTATTAAAGCTTGTTCCGTTAAACAAGATCCATTCAGATGAAAGTCCATTTTTAACGGCGCTTAACCAATATGATCTTCCCCTAGCCCCTCATCTATTTAATTCTGTGCTCATTATTGCAGGGTTCTCGACAATGGTCGCATCGTTATACGCTGTCACTACGATGCTTGTCACATTAGCAGAAGAAGGAGATGCGCCAAAGTTATTTGCGAAAAAGGGGAAAATGAAGGTCCCCTTGCCTGCTTTCATGTTAACGACTATAGGTGCTATAGCATCTATTATCTTTGCTATGCAAATGCCCGATAAGCTTTTTGAATATGTCACCACAGCAGCAGGGCTTATGCTTTTATATACGTGGATAATCATTCTCGCTTCCTTTCAAAAGCTCATGAACAAAACTGCTTCGGACCGTCTACAAATAGCTGTAGCCTTCTTATTTATCCTACTGGCGATAAGTGGGACACTTGTTGATCATGTTAGTCGGATTGGTTTGTTTGTAAGCATAGGGTTTATCACCCTGATTGCACTTGCCACCTTCCTTAAAGAAAGGCTAACATAA
- a CDS encoding YqcI/YcgG family protein: MLCSNSWIEQNMEKLTNWQQSAYNHFSEIMCDELHHYPCIPGKQAFDKGTLRFGFAQDPRSNTASEELADLLKQYGEISRDTGKYASLVVFFNSENIPEQNDGIEMYQQIFWSVLNRVHELDETSWPEGIAKDPYDHTWEFCFDGEPYFAFCATPAHRVRQSRHFPYFLIAFQPRWVFDDINSSTVFGKKLKKVIRERLIEYDEAEPHPSLKWYGQEDNYEWKQYFLTDDDSSPSKCPFQNMHDKIKS; this comes from the coding sequence ATGTTGTGTTCAAATAGTTGGATCGAGCAAAATATGGAAAAACTAACAAATTGGCAACAATCAGCCTATAATCACTTCTCGGAAATAATGTGTGATGAGCTGCATCATTATCCATGTATACCTGGAAAACAAGCCTTTGATAAAGGCACCTTGCGATTTGGTTTTGCACAAGATCCTAGAAGTAATACGGCATCTGAAGAGCTTGCTGACCTGCTAAAACAGTACGGAGAAATTTCAAGGGACACAGGGAAGTATGCATCGCTTGTAGTTTTTTTTAATTCTGAAAACATTCCTGAACAAAACGATGGCATTGAAATGTATCAACAAATCTTCTGGAGTGTCTTAAATCGCGTACATGAATTGGATGAAACAAGTTGGCCAGAAGGGATAGCGAAGGATCCTTATGATCATACTTGGGAGTTTTGTTTCGATGGGGAACCATATTTTGCTTTTTGTGCAACCCCTGCTCATAGAGTTAGACAGAGTCGTCACTTTCCTTATTTTCTTATTGCCTTTCAACCTCGATGGGTGTTTGATGATATCAATTCTTCAACAGTTTTTGGCAAGAAGTTAAAGAAAGTGATAAGGGAACGGCTTATTGAGTATGATGAAGCGGAGCCTCATCCAAGTTTGAAATGGTATGGGCAGGAAGACAATTATGAATGGAAACAGTATTTTCTTACCGATGATGATTCTTCTCCTAGCAAGTGTCCATTTCAAAATATGCACGATAAAATCAAGAGTTAA
- a CDS encoding LysE family transporter: MNIFIGYVILGLSLSAPMGPINAAQLDKGIRFGFFHAWLVGVGGMVADAIFMLLIYFGIAQFVDTPAIKLFLWLFGFFVLTYTGIESILKSGTHTSFSRQTQDETKRKAFRTGFFMAISNPLSILFWLGIYGSILAQTSSSYENKYLFLYSMGIFLGITLWDLSMAGVATGVRKFLSPLALRLISIISGIILIGFGIYFSVQACKLLFN; encoded by the coding sequence ATGAATATATTTATAGGCTACGTTATTTTAGGGTTGTCTCTGTCAGCACCAATGGGTCCAATTAATGCTGCTCAATTGGATAAGGGAATTCGATTTGGTTTCTTTCATGCCTGGCTTGTGGGAGTAGGTGGCATGGTAGCAGATGCAATCTTTATGCTCCTTATCTATTTTGGAATTGCTCAATTTGTTGATACGCCCGCTATTAAATTATTTTTGTGGCTATTTGGTTTTTTTGTATTAACCTATACAGGAATCGAAAGCATCTTAAAATCTGGAACACACACATCATTTTCTCGCCAAACACAAGACGAAACGAAAAGGAAAGCATTTCGTACAGGCTTCTTTATGGCAATTTCCAATCCATTAAGTATTTTGTTTTGGCTCGGAATTTATGGATCTATTTTAGCTCAAACATCTAGTTCTTATGAAAACAAGTACCTATTCTTGTATAGTATGGGGATATTTCTTGGAATCACGCTTTGGGATTTGTCGATGGCAGGTGTTGCCACTGGTGTAAGAAAATTTTTGAGTCCCCTAGCCTTGCGCCTAATCTCCATCATTTCCGGTATCATCTTAATTGGGTTTGGTATTTATTTCAGTGTTCAAGCGTGCAAGCTATTGTTCAATTAG
- a CDS encoding spore coat protein yields the protein MHNQGPSNLPPQPGTQVPPNVFNQLQNKNHGGHELFDVHEILSGIINMLDQYQLYDQHIKDPELKEILIRQSAFVTAMYNTIVEIFQTGHEPNIPMKTYTMSQSHTTTYGIKPNAPKKPNQSVNDLTDKGLSSYMLGHTKALASLFAMTALEMTNPGIRRAVTYNVPNFIEMSYEIFLYQNKNGFYQVPQLNEQDMSLMLKSYMTTPQRNIPQ from the coding sequence ATGCACAATCAAGGACCATCCAACCTACCACCACAACCCGGTACTCAAGTACCACCAAACGTGTTCAATCAACTTCAGAACAAAAACCATGGTGGACATGAACTCTTCGACGTTCATGAAATATTATCGGGGATTATCAACATGCTTGATCAATACCAGCTATACGACCAACATATTAAGGACCCTGAACTAAAAGAAATCCTAATTCGTCAATCAGCATTCGTTACAGCAATGTATAATACGATAGTCGAGATTTTTCAAACAGGGCACGAGCCTAACATTCCAATGAAAACCTATACTATGTCCCAGTCCCATACCACCACATATGGTATAAAGCCGAACGCACCGAAAAAACCGAATCAATCGGTCAATGACCTTACAGACAAAGGACTTTCTTCTTACATGCTTGGTCACACGAAGGCTTTAGCCTCTCTCTTTGCTATGACTGCTCTCGAGATGACCAACCCTGGAATACGTCGAGCCGTAACATACAATGTCCCTAATTTTATTGAAATGAGCTATGAAATTTTCCTTTACCAAAATAAGAACGGCTTTTATCAGGTTCCTCAACTAAACGAACAGGATATGTCGCTAATGCTGAAAAGTTATATGACAACTCCTCAAAGAAACATCCCTCAATAA
- a CDS encoding right-handed parallel beta-helix repeat-containing protein has protein sequence MKMRSVLEDSFFKNIKNFGAVGDGVTDDTDVIQNALNLAKIEGSVNILFPPGRYKVTRKLIIYKNTYLKLSSSSVILRSHTASIMQNGVDGSMYKGYNGEGNIFIEGGVFDGNLINYNFECSGFSLSHAENIRLKGVTIKDIYAGHALDLSGTKNILIEDCSFIGYRDRPDQSRNYSEAIQIDIQTAGGFPAFGEHDNTVTKDVVVRNCYFGASGTQNTMSWGCAIGHHASVRDIFPNHIKILYNTFDGCTYRALRILKFKDVLIEGNLFKSCFGAINVAASSNDSQASESILINNNIIDGTIGNISPVSINGVERALTKNVQIKNNTFKNLNNAIGGAIYVNFCESMNISENFFFDTSRALWVRNSENITFKANNIDITSLEMVYAQSSKNFNCISNTVKETKRIGINLERIDRGVIRNNLIEKCGTETLNTRSGIFIGTESSNLKVMENIILKSSNSYGVQVTVTCSNIQLTNNDVDGITGKVLLPSEVGFDGIYITSPNGSMYKMTVNNSGQVSVTQV, from the coding sequence ATGAAAATGAGATCCGTCTTAGAAGATTCATTTTTTAAGAATATTAAAAATTTTGGGGCAGTTGGTGATGGGGTAACTGATGATACTGATGTAATCCAAAATGCTCTTAACTTAGCAAAGATTGAAGGGTCCGTCAATATACTATTTCCTCCTGGAAGATATAAAGTAACGAGAAAATTGATTATTTATAAGAACACATATTTAAAATTATCTAGTAGTTCCGTAATCTTAAGATCTCATACTGCATCAATTATGCAAAATGGAGTAGATGGATCTATGTATAAAGGGTACAACGGGGAAGGGAACATTTTCATTGAAGGAGGGGTTTTTGATGGAAACCTCATAAATTATAATTTCGAATGCAGTGGATTTAGTTTGTCCCACGCTGAGAATATTAGACTTAAGGGGGTTACAATTAAAGATATATATGCAGGTCATGCTTTAGATTTATCTGGTACAAAGAATATCTTGATTGAAGATTGTAGTTTTATAGGTTATAGAGATAGACCAGATCAAAGTAGAAATTATTCTGAGGCCATACAAATTGACATCCAAACAGCAGGAGGGTTTCCTGCATTTGGTGAGCACGATAATACTGTTACTAAAGATGTTGTTGTTCGAAATTGTTATTTTGGAGCTAGTGGAACACAAAATACAATGTCATGGGGATGTGCAATAGGTCATCATGCGTCAGTTAGAGATATTTTTCCGAATCATATCAAAATCCTATATAACACTTTTGATGGTTGTACTTACAGAGCTCTTAGAATTTTAAAGTTTAAAGATGTTTTAATAGAAGGAAATTTATTTAAATCTTGTTTTGGGGCCATCAATGTTGCGGCTTCCTCAAATGATTCTCAGGCTAGTGAGTCTATTCTAATTAACAATAATATTATCGATGGCACAATAGGAAATATATCGCCAGTATCCATCAATGGAGTCGAAAGAGCTTTAACAAAAAATGTACAAATAAAAAATAATACTTTCAAAAATTTGAACAATGCTATAGGCGGAGCAATTTATGTTAATTTTTGTGAGTCAATGAACATTAGTGAGAATTTTTTCTTTGATACTTCGAGAGCATTGTGGGTTCGAAACTCAGAGAATATTACTTTTAAGGCTAATAATATTGATATTACTTCTCTTGAAATGGTCTATGCACAATCGAGTAAGAACTTTAATTGTATAAGTAATACTGTTAAAGAAACCAAAAGAATAGGAATAAACCTGGAGAGAATTGATAGAGGGGTAATTCGAAATAATCTAATTGAAAAGTGTGGCACTGAAACTCTTAATACAAGAAGTGGGATATTTATCGGGACTGAATCTAGTAACTTAAAGGTTATGGAAAATATTATATTAAAATCATCAAACTCATATGGAGTTCAAGTTACTGTTACTTGTTCTAATATTCAATTAACAAACAACGACGTAGATGGCATAACCGGTAAAGTGCTATTACCTTCAGAAGTTGGTTTTGACGGGATATATATAACCTCGCCAAATGGATCAATGTACAAAATGACAGTAAATAATAGTGGTCAAGTTAGTGTTACACAAGTTTAA
- a CDS encoding type II CAAX endopeptidase family protein translates to MIKSMAVWCLVIIVGYAFFVLSQVPFQMGFLGGFTGINITIAALLQGILVIPIIYWGLKYLNLNFKEIGFTTDKWKEDVFLAVVVTVIRSVIFFIWIIPYTDHSRVLTMLDNNWQNIIWMIPLVSIIGPLTEELFNRGFFIGGIAAIFRGSKIAIIAAALLGVFVFSAGHLPGNTIEWIGILIPSILYTGLFLCTKRLTASIVTHSLWNTVATLYIFWMYL, encoded by the coding sequence TTGATAAAATCAATGGCTGTTTGGTGTTTGGTCATAATTGTCGGGTATGCTTTCTTTGTTCTGTCCCAAGTTCCTTTTCAAATGGGATTTTTAGGAGGGTTTACAGGAATCAATATAACGATTGCTGCACTGTTACAAGGCATTTTAGTCATTCCTATTATTTATTGGGGGCTAAAGTATTTAAACCTGAATTTTAAAGAGATTGGGTTTACGACGGATAAGTGGAAAGAAGATGTTTTTCTCGCCGTGGTTGTGACGGTTATTCGATCCGTTATCTTTTTTATCTGGATTATTCCATATACAGATCACTCGCGTGTTCTTACAATGTTAGATAATAATTGGCAAAATATTATCTGGATGATTCCATTAGTAAGTATTATTGGCCCTCTGACTGAAGAACTATTTAATCGTGGTTTTTTTATCGGAGGAATTGCTGCTATTTTTCGTGGCTCTAAAATTGCCATCATTGCCGCAGCTCTCTTAGGGGTTTTCGTCTTTTCTGCCGGTCACTTACCAGGTAATACGATTGAATGGATCGGTATTCTGATTCCAAGTATCCTTTACACGGGTCTATTTTTATGTACGAAAAGGCTGACGGCTTCCATCGTGACACATAGCTTATGGAATACGGTTGCGACACTCTATATTTTTTGGATGTATTTGTAA
- a CDS encoding ABC transporter ATP-binding protein, which yields MNNDILLELSEVTKKYHSLNQALMGINLRIQKGFIIGLMGPNGCGKSTLLKIMSGISRPTSGEVLIQRKKPSVKTKEIIAYLSDQDFFYSWMTVEETIHFYSSFYADWDNRKANKLMRLFELNNGDKLSHLSKGMKARLKIVLVLARKASLVLLDEPLSGIDPLSKNKILSSIMNEFRLEEQTIILSTHDVWDAESLFDEIIFMKNGKVIVHENTEHLRRLYKGSIDELWEEL from the coding sequence ATGAATAACGATATTTTACTGGAATTATCGGAAGTAACAAAAAAATATCACTCATTAAATCAAGCGTTAATGGGAATAAATTTACGAATTCAGAAAGGTTTCATTATCGGCTTAATGGGCCCGAATGGCTGCGGGAAATCGACTTTACTCAAAATAATGTCAGGTATTAGTCGTCCAACGTCAGGGGAGGTGCTGATTCAACGAAAGAAGCCCTCGGTTAAAACGAAAGAAATAATCGCTTATTTGTCAGATCAAGATTTCTTTTATTCCTGGATGACGGTAGAGGAAACAATCCATTTTTATAGTAGTTTTTACGCGGATTGGGATAATCGGAAAGCGAACAAACTAATGAGACTTTTCGAATTGAATAATGGTGATAAACTATCCCATTTATCGAAAGGGATGAAAGCTCGTCTAAAAATAGTACTCGTTTTGGCTAGGAAGGCATCCCTTGTATTGCTCGATGAGCCTCTTTCCGGTATTGACCCCCTTTCCAAAAACAAAATTCTCTCTTCCATTATGAATGAATTTCGATTAGAAGAGCAAACGATCATCCTTTCAACTCATGATGTATGGGATGCGGAGTCCCTATTTGACGAAATCATTTTTATGAAAAACGGAAAGGTTATCGTTCATGAGAACACAGAACATTTGCGAAGGCTTTATAAAGGGTCTATTGATGAATTATGGGAGGAGCTGTAA
- a CDS encoding GntR family transcriptional regulator: MKINFDNPTPIYVQIIDEMKRALARGELKPGEKIPSQRERAKLSKINPNTVQRAYREMELIGITVTNRGKGTFITTDLTTIQSIRNEMANVASQTFVEEMTSLGFQVEQIQQYFEDFLKIEQDREEGRNDE, translated from the coding sequence GTGAAGATTAATTTTGATAATCCTACGCCCATTTACGTACAAATCATTGATGAAATGAAAAGAGCTCTTGCTCGAGGTGAACTGAAGCCTGGTGAAAAAATTCCATCACAACGTGAAAGGGCAAAGCTTTCCAAAATTAACCCTAATACGGTTCAACGGGCGTATCGGGAGATGGAGTTGATCGGAATTACAGTGACGAATCGAGGAAAGGGAACCTTTATTACGACAGATTTGACGACCATTCAATCGATACGAAATGAAATGGCGAATGTCGCAAGTCAAACGTTTGTGGAGGAAATGACTTCGCTTGGTTTTCAAGTAGAACAAATCCAACAATACTTTGAGGACTTTCTGAAAATCGAACAAGATAGGGAGGAAGGAAGAAACGATGAATAA